From the genome of Adlercreutzia equolifaciens DSM 19450:
TGGCCTCCCGGACGGAGCTCGCCCGCGTCGCCCGGGGCTACACCGCCGACGTCGATGTGCTGCGCGGCTGGCGCCGCGCCATGGTGGGGGACGAGCTGCTGGAGCTTCTCGCCGGCCGGCTCGCCCTGTCCCTCGGCCCCGAAGGACTCGTGGTGACGCCGCGTTCCTGAGGCGGTTACGTATCTTTCACGCTTTCGGCGCCTCCCGGGCGACCGGGGCGCTCCCATGCCTATAATTGACTGCCAAAAATGCAAGGCATACGCAAGGAGAACCCTATGATTTCCAGCAGTTACCTCATGCTCATCGTCGCGACGCTCGTCATCGGCATGGGCGCCCAGTGGTACGTGAACCACAAACTGAAGACCTACTCCCATGTGGCGAACTCCACGGGGCTGACCGGCGCCGAGGCGGCGCGCCAGATGCTTTCCTACTACGGCATCTCGAATGTGCAGGTCTTCCGCGGCGGTCCGGGCCAGGACTACTTCGACCCGCGCAGCAACTCGGTGACGCTCTCGCCCGAGGCCTTCGACGGGCGCACCATCACCGCCACGGCCACGGCCTGCCACGAGGTGGGCCATGCCTGCCAGTACGCCCAGGACTACACGCCCATGAAGATCCGCGGGGCCATCGTGCCGGCGGTGAACCTGGCCTCGAACGCCTGGATCTTTCTGCTCATGGCTGGCATCGTCCTGAACATCGCCGGTCTTACCACCGCGGCCATCATCATGTACGCGGTGGTGGTGCTCTTCCAGCTGGTGACCCTGCCCGTCGAGTTCAACGCCTCCCAGCGCGCCATGGCCTACATGGGCCAGATCGGCCTGCCCGCCCAGGAGCGCAAGGGCGCCTTCGACGTTCTGCGCGCCTGCGCCTTCACCTATCTGGCCGCCGCCCTCACCTCCATTCTGCAGCTTCTGTGGCTGCTCGGCCAGCGCCAGGAGTAAACGGAGCCTGCTGTGGCGGTGGAAGAGCGCGAGACGACAACGGAAGAGGAGGCCGGCGCGGCCCTGTCGGTGTCGGCGGCCATGGGCCTGGCCAAGAATGCCCTGGAAGAGGTCGTGGTGCGCCTGGTAGGCGAGGTCTCCGAAGTGAACGACAAGCCCGGCTACAAGGCCGTGTACTTCACCGTGAAGGACGAGAAGGCCTCGCTTCCGTGCATGATGTGGATGAACCGCTACCAGGCCTCGGGCGTGGCGCTTTCCGTCGGCGCCCTGGTGGAGCTCACCGGGCGCTTCTCGCTGTACGCGGCCAAGGGGCGCATGAACTTCGACGTGTTCTCGGTGTCGTTGGCCGGCGAGGGGCAGCTGCGGCTGCAGGTGGCCAACTTGGCGCGGGAGCTCGAGGCCATGGGACTGATGGATCCGGCCCGCAAGCGTCCTTTGCCCGCCTATCCCGAGACCATAGGGCTCGTCACCTCGCCGCGCGGCGCCGCCGTCCACGACGTGCTGCGAACCCTGCGACGGCGGTATCCCTTGGCCCGCATTCTGTTCGCCGGCGTTCCCGTGGAGGGCCCCGGGGCGGCCGACGGGCTCGTGGACGGTCTGGCCAAGGTGGTCTTTGCCGGCGCTGAGGTGGTGCTCCTCGTGCGCGGCGGCGGATCCTTCGAGGATCTCATGCCCTTCAACGACCGTCGGCTGGCGCGCACCATTGCCGCCTGTCCCGTGCCCGTGGTGACGGGCATCGGGCATGAGCCGGACACCTCCATCGCCGATATGGTGGCCGACGTGCGGGCCTCGACGCCCACGGCGGCCGCTGAGGCCGTGGCGCCGGCTCAGGGCGAGATCGCCGCCCGCATCCAGGGGCTCGGCGCCGCCATGGGCCATGCCGAGAGCCGTCGTTTGGACGCGCTGTCGATCAAGATGGAACGGGTGGCTTCCCTGCCGCTGTTCCGCGAGCCGACGCGCCTGTTCGACGGCGAGGCGCTGGCCTTGGACGACCTGTCCGACCGCCTCGGCCGCGCGCTGCCGGAGGCGCTGCGCGAGGATCGCCACAGACTGGGGCTTATCGGCGAGGCGCTGGGCCGCATGCTGCCCGGGCTGCTCTCGGCGCCCAGAGGAGCGGTGGG
Proteins encoded in this window:
- the xseA gene encoding exodeoxyribonuclease VII large subunit, with translation MAVEERETTTEEEAGAALSVSAAMGLAKNALEEVVVRLVGEVSEVNDKPGYKAVYFTVKDEKASLPCMMWMNRYQASGVALSVGALVELTGRFSLYAAKGRMNFDVFSVSLAGEGQLRLQVANLARELEAMGLMDPARKRPLPAYPETIGLVTSPRGAAVHDVLRTLRRRYPLARILFAGVPVEGPGAADGLVDGLAKVVFAGAEVVLLVRGGGSFEDLMPFNDRRLARTIAACPVPVVTGIGHEPDTSIADMVADVRASTPTAAAEAVAPAQGEIAARIQGLGAAMGHAESRRLDALSIKMERVASLPLFREPTRLFDGEALALDDLSDRLGRALPEALREDRHRLGLIGEALGRMLPGLLSAPRGAVGAAAGRLGYLGEHFGERSRQQLDGARGRLMRAGAAMTDPYRASVAVSAARLHDLSPLAIIGRGYAMAKGEDGRVVSSVDGVAAGERLVVTLSDGELDCTVDDIRRIHSAVEAWD
- a CDS encoding zinc metallopeptidase — translated: MISSSYLMLIVATLVIGMGAQWYVNHKLKTYSHVANSTGLTGAEAARQMLSYYGISNVQVFRGGPGQDYFDPRSNSVTLSPEAFDGRTITATATACHEVGHACQYAQDYTPMKIRGAIVPAVNLASNAWIFLLMAGIVLNIAGLTTAAIIMYAVVVLFQLVTLPVEFNASQRAMAYMGQIGLPAQERKGAFDVLRACAFTYLAAALTSILQLLWLLGQRQE